In one window of Sciurus carolinensis chromosome X, mSciCar1.2, whole genome shotgun sequence DNA:
- the Plac1 gene encoding placenta-specific protein 1: protein MKIFNLVGGMIFFTSLFSACSGQNPMTVLCSIDWFMVTVHPFMLNNDVYVHFYELHLGLGCPANHVQPHFYQFTYRVTECGIRIKAISQDMVIYSTEIHYASKGTSSKYVIPVSCAAPQRSPWLTLPSSLRTESDTTAVAQNGDTCYRVFSLSQSSQRPNCDCPPCVFNEERTQASHHQAEAQETHPVRSSYFLDVYEDWCLPSDDLIEPM, encoded by the coding sequence ATGAAAATTTTCAACTTGGTCGGAGGCATGATCTTCTTCACCTCTCTGTTTTCAGCCTGTTCTGGACAAAACCCCATGACTGTGCTGTGTTCCATAGACTGGTTCATGGTCACGGTCCACCCCTTCATGTTGAACAACGACGTCTATGTACACTTTTATGAGCTGCACTTGGGCCTGGGTTGCCCTGCCAACCACGTTCAGCCACACTTCTATCAGTTCACCTACCGTGTTACCGAATGTGGCATCAGAATCAAGGCCATCTCTCAAGACATGGTCATCTACAGCACGGAGATACACTACGCTTCGAAGGGGACCTCATCTAAGTATGTGATCCCAGTGTCATGCGCTGCCCCCCAACGGTCCCCATGGCTCACTCTGCCTTCTTCCTTGAGAACAGAGAGCGACACCACGGCTGTAGCTCAGAATGGCGACACATGCTACAGGGTGTTCAGCTTGTCGCAGTCCAGTCAAAGGCCCAACTGTGACTGTCCACCTTGTGTCTTCAATGAAGAGCGCACCCAGGCCTCACATCACCAAGCAGAGGCTCAGGAGACCCATCCTGTACGTTCATCCTACTTTCTTGATGTTTATGAGGACTGGTGTCTTCCCTCAGATGATCTGATTGAACCCATGTGA